A window of the Miscanthus floridulus cultivar M001 chromosome 14, ASM1932011v1, whole genome shotgun sequence genome harbors these coding sequences:
- the LOC136505873 gene encoding uncharacterized protein, which yields MPRREVSLPDAFDLVLGKDWDNWPPEAGLLVAAYYGDIRRLKEIAKIIDTEGKGLQDTLANTHFLGTYALHAACDSGCMPVLQYLVKDLKIDVNKADTLRGFTPVMHAMLYGNLPALRFLVDHGADVHHQHKGMSLFHSAAEGGRSEIAKFLLSKGVSVDGESSRLTPLLIATFRGYPSIVKILLEHGADPNERMNDEVTPLSMALKHSSMPCLKLLVQAGADVNGFGSYNPLAKAAEKGLTEAIKCLLEAGANPNVPDTFGRLPIELAAEYGTWEDVELLFPVTSKIPTVADWSVNGVIRHVYMEVMQLEDDAFVKKKKSELKRQGADAFSKEDYLNASVFYTQALKVDQFDATLFSNRSLCWLRLGDGKKALLDAMKCKHLRPKWGKAYYRQGAALMFLEDYDSAYDAFNRGLELDPESEEMEKLLWEAMDLKTT from the exons ATGCCGCGCCGGGAGGTGTCGCTGCCGGACGCCTTCGACCTCGTCCTCGGCAAAG ATTGGGATAACTGGCCTCCCGAGGCGGGCCTCCTCGTCGCCGCCTACTACGGTGACATCCGCCGCCTCAAGG AGATCGCAAAGATCATTGACACTGAGGGGAAAGGGCTTCAGGACACCTTGGCCAACACCCACTTCCTCGGCACGTACGCCCTCCACGCCGCTTGTGACAGTGGCTGCATGCCTGTCCTCCAGTATCTGGTCAAGGATCTCAAAATTGACGTCAACAAGGCTGATACCCTGCGAGGCTTCACGCCCGTGATGCATGCCATGCTATATGGGAACCTGCCAGCCTTGCGGTTTCTTGTTGATCACGGCGCTGATGTTCATCATCAGCATAAAGGAATGAGTCTTTTTCATTCAGCTGCAGAGGGCG GGCGGTCTGAAATAGCCAAATTCCTGCTTTCTAAAGGAGTTAGTGTTGATGGGGAATCAAGTCGCTTGACCCCACTGCTCATTGCTACTTTCAGAGGATATCCTAGCATTGTGAAGATTTTATTGGAGCATGGTGCAGAT CCCAATGAGCGTATGAATGATGAAGTTACACCATTAAGCATGGCATTAAAACACTCTTCTATGCCTTGTTTGAAACTTTTGGTTCAG GCTGGAGCTGATGTGAATGGTTTTGGATCTTATAATCCTTTGGCAAAAGCTGCAGAGAAAGGTTTGACTGAAGCTATCAAGTGCTTGTTGGAAGCTGGTGCAAATCCAAATGTTCCTGACACA TTTGGCAGGCTGCCAATAGAATTGGCTGCTGAGTATGGTACATGGGAAGATGTTGAACTTCTATTTCCTGTCACTTCCAAAATTCCAACAGTGGCAGATTGGAGTGTTAACGGAGTAATTAGGCATGTATACATGGAAGTCATGCAACTAGAG GATGATGCATTTGTCAAAAAGAAGAAGTCCGAGCTGAAAAGACAAGGAGCTGATGCATTTAGTAAGGAGGATTATCTAAACGCGTCAGTATTCTACACACAG GCCTTGAAGGTTGATCAGTTCGACGCTACATTGTTCTCAAACAGGAGCCTTTGCTGGCTTCGCCTGGGTGATGGAAAGAAGGCTTTGCTTGATGCTATGAAATGCAAACATCTGCGCCCGAAGTGGGGGAAGGCCTACTACCGGCAAGGAGCTGCCCTGATGTTTCTGGAG GATTATGACAGTGCTTATGATGCATTCAATCGTGGCTTGGAGTTGGACCCTGAAAGTGAAGAGATGGAGAAATTGCTTTG GGAGGCGATGGACCTCAAGACCACCTGA
- the LOC136505064 gene encoding uncharacterized protein: MAANVGESTSGSSSGADAGGSFECNICFELPQEPIVTLCGHLFCWPCLYKWLHIHSHSPECPVCKAIVEEDKLVPLYGRGKDRVDPRSKNAPGADIPDRPAGQRPATAPQADPNTHFPNANPNPWFMDGGIPPANARWGNYTFSAAFGGLFPLLSFQVHGFPDATAYGQPAGFPYGYGHGHGHAFHGGHAGGHAHAAAAPRHGQHGQQQQQQADVYLKALLILVGVLVIASLITF; encoded by the coding sequence ATGGCGGCCAATGTTGGGGAATCAACAAGCGGTAGCAGCAGTGGCGCTGATGCTGGGGGTAGCTTCGAGTGCAACATATGCTTCGAGCTGCCACAGGAGCCGATCGTGACGCTGTGTGGGCACCTCTTCTGCTGGCCGTGCCTTTACAAATGGTTGCACATCCACTCGCACTCCCCCGAGTGCCCAGTGTGCAAGGCCATCGTCGAGGAGGACAAGCTCGTCCCCCTTTACGGCCGTGGCAAGGACCGTGTCGACCCGAGGTCCAAGAACGCCCCCGGGGCAGACATCCCCGACCGTCCGGCTGGACAGAGGCCTGCCACGGCTCCGCAGGCCGATCCCAACACCCACTTCCCCAACGCCAACCCGAACCCGTGGTTCATGGACGGGGGCATCCCACCGGCGAACGCGCGGTGGGGGAACTACACCTTCTCGGCTGCGTTCGGGGGGCTGTTCCCGCTGCTCAGCTTCCAGGTGCATGGGTTCCCGGATGCCACCGCCTATGGCCAGCCAGCCGGGTTCCCTTATGGATACGGTCACGGCCATGGCCACGCGTTTCATGGCGGGCACGCTGGAGGGCatgcccacgccgccgccgctcctcggCACGGTCAGCacggacagcagcagcagcagcaggcggatGTGTACCTCAAGGCGCTGCTCATCCTGGTCGGCGTTCTGGTGATTGCGAGCCTCATCACGTTCTAG
- the LOC136503938 gene encoding secreted RxLR effector protein 161-like, with amino-acid sequence MEERLKLSKHSMAAKVDATRYRSIVGGLRYLMHTRPDIAFAVVYVSRFMEDPHGDHWTAVKRLLRYVKGMLDQAFIFPKSGGKGGLRLTVFSEAPPETKEGEPELTVFSDADMADDIDGRRSISGVLVFLGATPIAWQSLKQKIVALSMCEV; translated from the coding sequence atggaggagcggctgaagctgtccAAGCACAGCATGGCGGCGAAGGTGGACGCGAcacgctaccggagcatcgtcggagGGCTGCGCTACCTCATGCACACTCGGCCGGACATCGCATTCGCGGTCGTgtacgtcagccgcttcatggaggaccCGCACGGGGATCACTGGACGGCGGTGAAAAGgttgctgcgctacgtcaaggggatgcTCGATCAAGCTTtcatcttccccaagagtggCGGCAAGGGTGGGTTGCGGCTCACGGTCTTCAGTGAGGCACCCCCCGAGACAAAGGAAGGTGAGCCGGAGCTCACTGTCTTCAGCGATGCGGACATGGCAGACGACATTGATGGACGACGGAGCATCtccggcgtgctcgtcttccttggagCGACCCCCATTGCTTGGCAGTCGCTGAAGCAAAAGATCGTGGCGCTGTCGATGTGTGAGGTGTAG